One window from the genome of Nicotiana tomentosiformis chromosome 5, ASM39032v3, whole genome shotgun sequence encodes:
- the LOC104111021 gene encoding auxin-responsive protein SAUR68-like gives MTMISTKKLIKMARRWQKFVAKQRKRISLPRNDSDTDSRSTFSSSIVEKGHFVVYTADQARFVIPLAYLENEVIRQLLNMSEEEFGLQSGGPITLPFDSDFMDYIISLIKKSVAASELHKALLLSITSCCCTNSNLHQESRNQQLLVY, from the coding sequence ATGACGATGATCAGTACTAAGAAACTCATCAAGATGGCCAGGAGATGGCAAAAGTTCGTGGCCAAGCAGAGGAAGAGGATTTCATTACCAAGAAATGACAGTGATACAGACAGTCGTAGTACATTTTCATCTTCTATAGTTGAGAAAGGCCATTTTGTAGTATATACAGCTGATCAAGCTCGCTTCGTCATACCATTGGCTTACCTTGAAAATGAGGTTATTAGGCAACTTTTAAACATGTCCGAAGAAGAGTTTGGGCTACAGAGTGGCGGACCTATTACATTACCCTTTGATTCAGACTTCATGGACTACATCATTTCACTAATCAAGAAAAGCGTAGCTGCTTCAGAGCTTCACAAAGCATTGCTCCTTTCAATTACTTCATGTTGTTGTACAAATTCTAATTTGCACCAAGAAAGTAGAAACCAACAACTTCTTGTTTATTGA
- the LOC104111023 gene encoding peroxynitrite isomerase Rv2717c gives MMEEGTVSNQSETLPVHPVVKPFSFLLGTWRGEGEGFFPTISSFNYSEELQFSHSPNKPVIAYSQKTWNLKSGQPMHSESGYWRPKLDGTIEVVIAQSTGLVEVQKGTYDMEEGVVKLNSELVGNASKVKEISRVFKVENCELSYVVEMATSLIGLQPHLRASLKKL, from the exons ATGATGGAGGAGGGAACTGTATCAAATCAATCGGAAACGTTGCCGGTGCATCCGGTAGTAAAACCTTTCTCTTTTCTGCTCGGAACTTGGAGAGGTGAAGGGGAGGGATTTTTCCCAACTATTTCTTCCTTCAATTACTCCGAAGAGCTCCAATTTTCACACTCTCCCAACAAG CCTGTGATAGCTTATTCTCAAAAGACATGGAACTTGAAATCCGGACAACCTATGCATTCTGAGAGTGGATATTGGAGACCTAAACTCGACGGGACTATTGAAGTCGTCATTGCTCAGAGCACTGGCCTTGTTGAAGTCCAG AAAGGAACATATGACATGGAAGAGGGAGTTGTGAAGCTTAACAGCGAACTGGTTGGCAATGCTTCAAAG GTCAAGGAGATCAGTCGAGTTTTTAAAGTGGAGAATTGTGAACTGTCTTATGTTGTGGAAATGGCGACCAGTCTAATTGGTCTTCAGCCCCATCTCAGAGCCTCTCTTAAGAAGCTCTAG